The Coffea arabica cultivar ET-39 chromosome 8e, Coffea Arabica ET-39 HiFi, whole genome shotgun sequence genome window below encodes:
- the LOC113703966 gene encoding beta-amylase 3, chloroplastic, with protein MALTLRSSTSFINFKDSSSLKTPDDYSGMVCFAQIRPTCRLRARNSMQEAPISRERPSLLEGRKNEQGEKLHGLPAPHSQNGSRVPVFVMLPLDTVSVGGNLSKPRAMNASLMALKSAGVEGVMVDAWWGLVEKDGPLKYNWEGYAELVNMVQNHGLKLQVVVSFHQCGGNVGDSCSIPLPPWVLEEMSKNPNLVYTDRSGRRNPEYISLGCDSLPLLRGRTPIQVYSDYMMSFRDRFKDYLGEVIMEIQVGMGPCGELRYPSYPESNGTWRFPAIGEFQCYDKYMKSSLEASAEAIGKKDWSNGGPHDAGHYNQFPEDTGFFRRDGTWNSEYGHFFLEWYSTKLLEHGDRILAAAEGIFRGTGAKLSGKVAGIHWHYKTRSHAAELTAGYYNTRHRDGYLPIANMMGKHGVVFNFTCMEMKDEQQPEYANCSPEGLVRQIKMATRTAGIELAGENALERHDAGAYAQVLATSRSDAGNGLSAFTYLRMNKHLFEPNNWQNLVEFVKSMSEGGRRTRLPESDTSRTELYVGFIKGKSEQKINEAALV; from the exons ATGGCTCTGACACTTCGTTCTTCAACTTCTTTTATCAACTTTAAAGACAGCAGCAGTCTAAAAACTCCAGATGATTACAGTGGCATGGTCTGTTTTGCCCAGATCAGGCCAACATGCCGCCTCCGGGCGAGGAATTCAATGCAAGAAGCTCCAATCTCACGTGAGAGACCCTCACTGCTCGAAGGGAGAAAAAATGAGCAGGGAGAGAAACTTCATGGTTTACCAGCTCCTCATAGCCAAAACGGTTCAAGGGTACCTGTTTTTGTGATGCTACCACTTGATACCGTATCAGTTGGTGGGAACTTGAGCAAGCCAAGAGCGATGAATGCTAGTTTGATGGCTTTGAAAAGTGCAGGAGTTGAAGGAGTAATGGTTGATGCTTGGTGGGGATTGGTAGAGAAAGATGGACCCTTGAAATATAACTGGGAAGGTTATGCCGAGCTTGTGAATATGGTTCAAAACCATGGCTTGAAGCTGCAAGTTGTTGTGTCTTTCCATCAATGCGGAGGGAACGTTGGAGATTCTTGCAG CATCCCCTTACCCCCATGGGTGCTCGAAGAAATGAGCAAGAATCCCAACCTTGTCTACACAGATAGATCAGGCCGAAGGAATCCTGAGTACATCTCACTGGGCTGTGATTCTTTACCACTGCTCAGAGGAAGAACACCAATTCAGGTCTACTCAGACTACATGATGAGCTTCAGAGACAGATTCAAAGATTACTTGGGGGAAGTCATAATG GAGATTCAGGTGGGAATGGGGCCTTGTGGAGAGCTAAGATACCCATCCTATCCAGAAAGCAATGGAACATGGAGATTTCCTGCAATTGGAGAATTTCAATGCTATGACAAG TACATGAAATCTTCACTGGAAGCATCAGCAGAGGCAATTGGAAAGAAGGATTGGAGCAATGGAGGGCCTCATGATGCTGGCCACTATAACCAATTTCCCGAAGACACGGGGTTTTTCAGAAGGGATGGAACATGGAATAGTGAATATGGACACTTTTTCTTAGAATGGTATTCAACAAAGCTTCTCGAGCATGGAGACAGAATCCTGGCTGCAGCAGAAGGTATATTCCGAGGTACTGGAGCTAAACTGTCTGGAAAAGTAGCTGGAATACATTGGCACTACAAAACAAGATCACATGCAGCAGAATTAACAGCAGGATACTACAATACCAGGCATCGAGATGGCTACCTACCAATAGCAAATATGATGGGTAAGCATGGGGTTGTCTTCAACTTTACATGTATGGAAATGAAAGATGAGCAACAGCCTGAATATGCAAATTGCTCACCAGAAGGTTTAGTCAGGCAAATAAAGATGGCAACTAGAACAGCTGGAATAGAACTTGCAGGAGAAAATGCCCTTGAGAGACATGATGCTGGAGCTTATGCCCAGGTATTGGCAACAAGTAGATCAGATGCAGGAAATGGATTGAGTGCCTTCACATACTTAAGAATGAATAAGCATTTATTTGAACCAAACAACTGGCAAAATTTGGTGGAGTTTGTCAAAAGCATGTCTGAAGGTGGTAGACGCACAAGGCTTCCAGAGAGTGATACAAGCAGGACAGAGTTATACGTGGGATTTATCAAAGGAAAAAGTGAGCAGAAAATTAATGAGGCTGCCCTTGTATAA
- the LOC140012917 gene encoding uncharacterized protein isoform X6, with protein MDHWDNYKRPPEEQTYSNEVEYRSHMEPSEEELRDLSKACNKLWELDLNRLTPGKDYEIDIGEGKKVYQKGDCAEGSLFSWVNEDIFKRPTFSRFCSLLDNYNPHEGYKENVTSQEKQEQTAFIEEISRTAPIKYLYNYLISKGIVSHNYEEFKRVMTSLWFDLYNRGGTHGSSSAFEHVFVGEIKQRGEQEVSGFHNWLQFYLEEAKGRVDYQGYILPRRHGQFPDSETQLLTIQFEWNGVLKSVSSCLVGVSPEFEVALYTLCFFVGGEDNQVELGPYPVNVKCYRLGNKLGSAFPIADS; from the exons ATGGATCACTGGGACAACTATAAACGCCCTCCTGAAGAACAAACTTACTCTAATGAGGTTGAATACAGAAGTCACATGGAGCCCTCAGAAGAAGAACTGAGAGATCTATCTAAAGCTTGTAACAAGCTCTGGGAACTGGATTTAAACCGTTTGACACCAGGCAAGGACTATGAAATTGATATTGGTGAAGGAAAGAAGGTTTACCAAAAAGGAGATTGTGCAGAAGGAAGCCTATTTTCCTGGGTGAATGAAGATATATTTAAGAGGCCTACTTTTTCTCGCTTTTGTTCTCTTTTAGATAACTACAACCCACATGAAGGGTACAAGGAAAATGTGACATCTCAAGAGAAGCAGGAGCAAACAGCATTTATAGAAGAAATCAGTAGAACTGCACCAATCAAATATCTCTACAATTATCTCATATCAAAGGGCATTGTGTCCCATAACTATGAGGAGTTCAAGAGAGTGATGACTAGTCTCTGGTTTGACCTTTACAACCGAGGTGGTACCCATGGTTCTTCTTCAGCTTTTGAGCATGTTTTTGTTGGAGAAATCAAGCAACGTGGAGAGCAAGAAGTGTCTGGATTCCACAACTGGCTTCAG TTTTATCTTGAAGAAGCAAAGGGGAGGGTGGATTATCAAGGTTATATTCTTCCTCGAAGGCATGGACAGTTT CCTGATTCCGAGACCCAGTTACTCACAATTCAGTTTGAATGGAACGGTGTTCTGAAATCTGTCTCAAGCTGTTTGGTAGGAGTGAGTCCTGAGTTTGAAGTTGCGCTTTATACTCTATGTTTCTTTGTGGGTGGAGAAGATAATCAAGTTGAGCTTGGTCCATATCCTGTCAATGTGAAGTGCTATCGTTTGGGGAACAAACTCGGTTCTGCTTTCCCAATTGCAGACTCTTGA
- the LOC140012917 gene encoding uncharacterized protein isoform X2 yields MEGLVKGLINAVLGGDEDNAERREGQGHHPQSQSHDVEQQSRSSWAQVVSGDNDDEGYSRDHGRNEYNRQEGNYGRNEAWESSGSRPAMRPQKATWQDNERNDERRQGNYDQSQWNQQGGESKDGWETVHKKPSKRHQKVHMDHWDNYKRPPEEQTYSNEVEYRSHMEPSEEELRDLSKACNKLWELDLNRLTPGKDYEIDIGEGKKVYQKGDCAEGSLFSWVNEDIFKRPTFSRFCSLLDNYNPHEGYKENVTSQEKQEQTAFIEEISRTAPIKYLYNYLISKGIVSHNYEEFKRVMTSLWFDLYNRGGTHGSSSAFEHVFVGEIKQRGEQEVSGFHNWLQFYLEEAKGRVDYQGYILPRRHGQFPDSETQLLTIQFEWNGVLKSVSSCLVGVSPEFEVALYTLCFFVGGEDNQVELGPYPVNVKCYRLGNKLGSAFPIADS; encoded by the exons ATGGAAGGCCTAGTTAAGGGACTGATCAATGCAGTTTTGGGTGGTGATGAAGATAACGCAGAAAGAAGAGAAGGTCAGGGGCACCACCCTCAATCTCAGTCTCATGATGTTGAACAGCAGTCGAGATCCTCCTGGGCTCAG GTGGTCTCTGGGGATAATGATGATGAAGGGTATAGCAGGGATCATGGTAGAAATGAGTATAATAGACAG GAAGGGAATTATGGAAGAAATGAGGCGTGGGAATCAAGTGGATCGCGGCCAGCCATGAGACCCCAGAAG GCCACTTGGCAGGATAATGAGAGAAATGATGAGCGTAGACAAGGTAATTACGACCAGAGCCAGTGGAATCAACAG GGAGGAGAAAGCAAAGATGGTTGGGAAACTGTCCATAAAAAGCCTTCAAAAAGACACCAAAAG GTACACATGGATCACTGGGACAACTATAAACGCCCTCCTGAAGAACAAACTTACTCTAATGAGGTTGAATACAGAAGTCACATGGAGCCCTCAGAAGAAGAACTGAGAGATCTATCTAAAGCTTGTAACAAGCTCTGGGAACTGGATTTAAACCGTTTGACACCAGGCAAGGACTATGAAATTGATATTGGTGAAGGAAAGAAGGTTTACCAAAAAGGAGATTGTGCAGAAGGAAGCCTATTTTCCTGGGTGAATGAAGATATATTTAAGAGGCCTACTTTTTCTCGCTTTTGTTCTCTTTTAGATAACTACAACCCACATGAAGGGTACAAGGAAAATGTGACATCTCAAGAGAAGCAGGAGCAAACAGCATTTATAGAAGAAATCAGTAGAACTGCACCAATCAAATATCTCTACAATTATCTCATATCAAAGGGCATTGTGTCCCATAACTATGAGGAGTTCAAGAGAGTGATGACTAGTCTCTGGTTTGACCTTTACAACCGAGGTGGTACCCATGGTTCTTCTTCAGCTTTTGAGCATGTTTTTGTTGGAGAAATCAAGCAACGTGGAGAGCAAGAAGTGTCTGGATTCCACAACTGGCTTCAG TTTTATCTTGAAGAAGCAAAGGGGAGGGTGGATTATCAAGGTTATATTCTTCCTCGAAGGCATGGACAGTTT CCTGATTCCGAGACCCAGTTACTCACAATTCAGTTTGAATGGAACGGTGTTCTGAAATCTGTCTCAAGCTGTTTGGTAGGAGTGAGTCCTGAGTTTGAAGTTGCGCTTTATACTCTATGTTTCTTTGTGGGTGGAGAAGATAATCAAGTTGAGCTTGGTCCATATCCTGTCAATGTGAAGTGCTATCGTTTGGGGAACAAACTCGGTTCTGCTTTCCCAATTGCAGACTCTTGA
- the LOC140012917 gene encoding uncharacterized protein isoform X1 translates to MEGLVKGLINAVLGGDEDNAERREGQGHHPQSQSHDVEQQSRSSWAQVVSGDNDDEGYSRDHGRNEYNRQEGNYGRNEAWESSGSRPAMRPQKATWQDNERNDERRQGNYDQSQWNQQQGGESKDGWETVHKKPSKRHQKVHMDHWDNYKRPPEEQTYSNEVEYRSHMEPSEEELRDLSKACNKLWELDLNRLTPGKDYEIDIGEGKKVYQKGDCAEGSLFSWVNEDIFKRPTFSRFCSLLDNYNPHEGYKENVTSQEKQEQTAFIEEISRTAPIKYLYNYLISKGIVSHNYEEFKRVMTSLWFDLYNRGGTHGSSSAFEHVFVGEIKQRGEQEVSGFHNWLQFYLEEAKGRVDYQGYILPRRHGQFPDSETQLLTIQFEWNGVLKSVSSCLVGVSPEFEVALYTLCFFVGGEDNQVELGPYPVNVKCYRLGNKLGSAFPIADS, encoded by the exons ATGGAAGGCCTAGTTAAGGGACTGATCAATGCAGTTTTGGGTGGTGATGAAGATAACGCAGAAAGAAGAGAAGGTCAGGGGCACCACCCTCAATCTCAGTCTCATGATGTTGAACAGCAGTCGAGATCCTCCTGGGCTCAG GTGGTCTCTGGGGATAATGATGATGAAGGGTATAGCAGGGATCATGGTAGAAATGAGTATAATAGACAG GAAGGGAATTATGGAAGAAATGAGGCGTGGGAATCAAGTGGATCGCGGCCAGCCATGAGACCCCAGAAG GCCACTTGGCAGGATAATGAGAGAAATGATGAGCGTAGACAAGGTAATTACGACCAGAGCCAGTGGAATCAACAG CAGGGAGGAGAAAGCAAAGATGGTTGGGAAACTGTCCATAAAAAGCCTTCAAAAAGACACCAAAAG GTACACATGGATCACTGGGACAACTATAAACGCCCTCCTGAAGAACAAACTTACTCTAATGAGGTTGAATACAGAAGTCACATGGAGCCCTCAGAAGAAGAACTGAGAGATCTATCTAAAGCTTGTAACAAGCTCTGGGAACTGGATTTAAACCGTTTGACACCAGGCAAGGACTATGAAATTGATATTGGTGAAGGAAAGAAGGTTTACCAAAAAGGAGATTGTGCAGAAGGAAGCCTATTTTCCTGGGTGAATGAAGATATATTTAAGAGGCCTACTTTTTCTCGCTTTTGTTCTCTTTTAGATAACTACAACCCACATGAAGGGTACAAGGAAAATGTGACATCTCAAGAGAAGCAGGAGCAAACAGCATTTATAGAAGAAATCAGTAGAACTGCACCAATCAAATATCTCTACAATTATCTCATATCAAAGGGCATTGTGTCCCATAACTATGAGGAGTTCAAGAGAGTGATGACTAGTCTCTGGTTTGACCTTTACAACCGAGGTGGTACCCATGGTTCTTCTTCAGCTTTTGAGCATGTTTTTGTTGGAGAAATCAAGCAACGTGGAGAGCAAGAAGTGTCTGGATTCCACAACTGGCTTCAG TTTTATCTTGAAGAAGCAAAGGGGAGGGTGGATTATCAAGGTTATATTCTTCCTCGAAGGCATGGACAGTTT CCTGATTCCGAGACCCAGTTACTCACAATTCAGTTTGAATGGAACGGTGTTCTGAAATCTGTCTCAAGCTGTTTGGTAGGAGTGAGTCCTGAGTTTGAAGTTGCGCTTTATACTCTATGTTTCTTTGTGGGTGGAGAAGATAATCAAGTTGAGCTTGGTCCATATCCTGTCAATGTGAAGTGCTATCGTTTGGGGAACAAACTCGGTTCTGCTTTCCCAATTGCAGACTCTTGA
- the LOC140012917 gene encoding uncharacterized protein isoform X5, whose protein sequence is MREMMSVDKGGESKDGWETVHKKPSKRHQKVHMDHWDNYKRPPEEQTYSNEVEYRSHMEPSEEELRDLSKACNKLWELDLNRLTPGKDYEIDIGEGKKVYQKGDCAEGSLFSWVNEDIFKRPTFSRFCSLLDNYNPHEGYKENVTSQEKQEQTAFIEEISRTAPIKYLYNYLISKGIVSHNYEEFKRVMTSLWFDLYNRGGTHGSSSAFEHVFVGEIKQRGEQEVSGFHNWLQFYLEEAKGRVDYQGYILPRRHGQFPDSETQLLTIQFEWNGVLKSVSSCLVGVSPEFEVALYTLCFFVGGEDNQVELGPYPVNVKCYRLGNKLGSAFPIADS, encoded by the exons ATGAGAGAAATGATGAGCGTAGACAAG GGAGGAGAAAGCAAAGATGGTTGGGAAACTGTCCATAAAAAGCCTTCAAAAAGACACCAAAAG GTACACATGGATCACTGGGACAACTATAAACGCCCTCCTGAAGAACAAACTTACTCTAATGAGGTTGAATACAGAAGTCACATGGAGCCCTCAGAAGAAGAACTGAGAGATCTATCTAAAGCTTGTAACAAGCTCTGGGAACTGGATTTAAACCGTTTGACACCAGGCAAGGACTATGAAATTGATATTGGTGAAGGAAAGAAGGTTTACCAAAAAGGAGATTGTGCAGAAGGAAGCCTATTTTCCTGGGTGAATGAAGATATATTTAAGAGGCCTACTTTTTCTCGCTTTTGTTCTCTTTTAGATAACTACAACCCACATGAAGGGTACAAGGAAAATGTGACATCTCAAGAGAAGCAGGAGCAAACAGCATTTATAGAAGAAATCAGTAGAACTGCACCAATCAAATATCTCTACAATTATCTCATATCAAAGGGCATTGTGTCCCATAACTATGAGGAGTTCAAGAGAGTGATGACTAGTCTCTGGTTTGACCTTTACAACCGAGGTGGTACCCATGGTTCTTCTTCAGCTTTTGAGCATGTTTTTGTTGGAGAAATCAAGCAACGTGGAGAGCAAGAAGTGTCTGGATTCCACAACTGGCTTCAG TTTTATCTTGAAGAAGCAAAGGGGAGGGTGGATTATCAAGGTTATATTCTTCCTCGAAGGCATGGACAGTTT CCTGATTCCGAGACCCAGTTACTCACAATTCAGTTTGAATGGAACGGTGTTCTGAAATCTGTCTCAAGCTGTTTGGTAGGAGTGAGTCCTGAGTTTGAAGTTGCGCTTTATACTCTATGTTTCTTTGTGGGTGGAGAAGATAATCAAGTTGAGCTTGGTCCATATCCTGTCAATGTGAAGTGCTATCGTTTGGGGAACAAACTCGGTTCTGCTTTCCCAATTGCAGACTCTTGA
- the LOC140012917 gene encoding uncharacterized protein isoform X4: protein MREMMSVDKQGGESKDGWETVHKKPSKRHQKVHMDHWDNYKRPPEEQTYSNEVEYRSHMEPSEEELRDLSKACNKLWELDLNRLTPGKDYEIDIGEGKKVYQKGDCAEGSLFSWVNEDIFKRPTFSRFCSLLDNYNPHEGYKENVTSQEKQEQTAFIEEISRTAPIKYLYNYLISKGIVSHNYEEFKRVMTSLWFDLYNRGGTHGSSSAFEHVFVGEIKQRGEQEVSGFHNWLQFYLEEAKGRVDYQGYILPRRHGQFPDSETQLLTIQFEWNGVLKSVSSCLVGVSPEFEVALYTLCFFVGGEDNQVELGPYPVNVKCYRLGNKLGSAFPIADS, encoded by the exons ATGAGAGAAATGATGAGCGTAGACAAG CAGGGAGGAGAAAGCAAAGATGGTTGGGAAACTGTCCATAAAAAGCCTTCAAAAAGACACCAAAAG GTACACATGGATCACTGGGACAACTATAAACGCCCTCCTGAAGAACAAACTTACTCTAATGAGGTTGAATACAGAAGTCACATGGAGCCCTCAGAAGAAGAACTGAGAGATCTATCTAAAGCTTGTAACAAGCTCTGGGAACTGGATTTAAACCGTTTGACACCAGGCAAGGACTATGAAATTGATATTGGTGAAGGAAAGAAGGTTTACCAAAAAGGAGATTGTGCAGAAGGAAGCCTATTTTCCTGGGTGAATGAAGATATATTTAAGAGGCCTACTTTTTCTCGCTTTTGTTCTCTTTTAGATAACTACAACCCACATGAAGGGTACAAGGAAAATGTGACATCTCAAGAGAAGCAGGAGCAAACAGCATTTATAGAAGAAATCAGTAGAACTGCACCAATCAAATATCTCTACAATTATCTCATATCAAAGGGCATTGTGTCCCATAACTATGAGGAGTTCAAGAGAGTGATGACTAGTCTCTGGTTTGACCTTTACAACCGAGGTGGTACCCATGGTTCTTCTTCAGCTTTTGAGCATGTTTTTGTTGGAGAAATCAAGCAACGTGGAGAGCAAGAAGTGTCTGGATTCCACAACTGGCTTCAG TTTTATCTTGAAGAAGCAAAGGGGAGGGTGGATTATCAAGGTTATATTCTTCCTCGAAGGCATGGACAGTTT CCTGATTCCGAGACCCAGTTACTCACAATTCAGTTTGAATGGAACGGTGTTCTGAAATCTGTCTCAAGCTGTTTGGTAGGAGTGAGTCCTGAGTTTGAAGTTGCGCTTTATACTCTATGTTTCTTTGTGGGTGGAGAAGATAATCAAGTTGAGCTTGGTCCATATCCTGTCAATGTGAAGTGCTATCGTTTGGGGAACAAACTCGGTTCTGCTTTCCCAATTGCAGACTCTTGA
- the LOC140012917 gene encoding uncharacterized protein isoform X3, producing MREMMSVDKGTGFMELVQQGGESKDGWETVHKKPSKRHQKVHMDHWDNYKRPPEEQTYSNEVEYRSHMEPSEEELRDLSKACNKLWELDLNRLTPGKDYEIDIGEGKKVYQKGDCAEGSLFSWVNEDIFKRPTFSRFCSLLDNYNPHEGYKENVTSQEKQEQTAFIEEISRTAPIKYLYNYLISKGIVSHNYEEFKRVMTSLWFDLYNRGGTHGSSSAFEHVFVGEIKQRGEQEVSGFHNWLQFYLEEAKGRVDYQGYILPRRHGQFPDSETQLLTIQFEWNGVLKSVSSCLVGVSPEFEVALYTLCFFVGGEDNQVELGPYPVNVKCYRLGNKLGSAFPIADS from the exons ATGAGAGAAATGATGAGCGTAGACAAG GGAACTGGTTTCATGGAACTTGTACAGCAGGGAGGAGAAAGCAAAGATGGTTGGGAAACTGTCCATAAAAAGCCTTCAAAAAGACACCAAAAG GTACACATGGATCACTGGGACAACTATAAACGCCCTCCTGAAGAACAAACTTACTCTAATGAGGTTGAATACAGAAGTCACATGGAGCCCTCAGAAGAAGAACTGAGAGATCTATCTAAAGCTTGTAACAAGCTCTGGGAACTGGATTTAAACCGTTTGACACCAGGCAAGGACTATGAAATTGATATTGGTGAAGGAAAGAAGGTTTACCAAAAAGGAGATTGTGCAGAAGGAAGCCTATTTTCCTGGGTGAATGAAGATATATTTAAGAGGCCTACTTTTTCTCGCTTTTGTTCTCTTTTAGATAACTACAACCCACATGAAGGGTACAAGGAAAATGTGACATCTCAAGAGAAGCAGGAGCAAACAGCATTTATAGAAGAAATCAGTAGAACTGCACCAATCAAATATCTCTACAATTATCTCATATCAAAGGGCATTGTGTCCCATAACTATGAGGAGTTCAAGAGAGTGATGACTAGTCTCTGGTTTGACCTTTACAACCGAGGTGGTACCCATGGTTCTTCTTCAGCTTTTGAGCATGTTTTTGTTGGAGAAATCAAGCAACGTGGAGAGCAAGAAGTGTCTGGATTCCACAACTGGCTTCAG TTTTATCTTGAAGAAGCAAAGGGGAGGGTGGATTATCAAGGTTATATTCTTCCTCGAAGGCATGGACAGTTT CCTGATTCCGAGACCCAGTTACTCACAATTCAGTTTGAATGGAACGGTGTTCTGAAATCTGTCTCAAGCTGTTTGGTAGGAGTGAGTCCTGAGTTTGAAGTTGCGCTTTATACTCTATGTTTCTTTGTGGGTGGAGAAGATAATCAAGTTGAGCTTGGTCCATATCCTGTCAATGTGAAGTGCTATCGTTTGGGGAACAAACTCGGTTCTGCTTTCCCAATTGCAGACTCTTGA